Proteins from a genomic interval of Rhodothermus marinus:
- a CDS encoding FlgD immunoglobulin-like domain containing protein encodes MWSWSKRLIWGGLLLGLTAGDGRAQSKADWSRRVAELIPVPGIAENFVSTLAARGDSLWVGPRLDLTFDGGQTWYRADVDSITQGRGRVYALLVVGDTIWASLGTRYQADLNGDGVDDDVFEAVGLVYSTDGGNTWGFRFPPLDAPTDTVITYGVSRLPAEPVVSPQLTTTFDLAYDRRRGRLWAASWYGGLRYSDDFGRTWHRAVLPPDSLDALRPDQPYFFRVAPPVSALDRYDNYFAFSVHVDGEGTVWAGTAGGINRSVDGGLSWDRFFNDGRPNAPTGNWIVAIGEQRRPNGQRVLWFATRPAGAAPGETFGITRTADGGRTFQQVLLGERINDFAFRGDTVYAAGDNGLFVSTDQGRTWRTIRDFYDPASNRIVRPDVRVLAVAVTRSHLWIGTSDGLLRSDDGGRTWRLFRADVPLRPDNPSPAVPRVDTYAYPNPFSPALDAFVRIRYELDREATVRVHVFDFGLQRVRTLFEGTQPAGPHEVIWDGLDARGVRVANGVYFYAVETGSATYWGKILVIE; translated from the coding sequence ATGTGGTCGTGGAGTAAGCGGCTGATCTGGGGGGGGTTGCTGCTGGGCCTTACGGCCGGCGACGGGCGGGCGCAGTCGAAAGCCGACTGGAGCCGGCGCGTGGCCGAGCTGATTCCGGTGCCGGGCATCGCCGAAAACTTTGTCAGCACCCTGGCCGCCCGCGGCGACTCGCTCTGGGTGGGGCCGCGCCTGGACCTGACCTTCGACGGGGGACAGACTTGGTACCGGGCCGACGTCGATTCGATCACGCAGGGACGCGGCCGCGTCTATGCACTGCTGGTAGTGGGCGACACGATCTGGGCCAGCCTGGGCACGCGCTACCAGGCCGACCTGAACGGCGACGGCGTGGACGACGACGTGTTCGAGGCCGTGGGGCTGGTCTATTCCACCGACGGCGGCAACACGTGGGGCTTCCGCTTTCCGCCGCTCGACGCACCCACCGACACGGTGATCACCTACGGCGTCTCGCGGCTCCCGGCCGAGCCGGTCGTCTCCCCGCAGCTTACCACGACGTTCGACCTGGCCTACGATCGGCGGCGCGGCCGGCTCTGGGCGGCGAGCTGGTACGGCGGCCTGCGCTACTCAGACGACTTCGGCCGCACCTGGCATCGGGCCGTGCTCCCGCCCGACTCGCTCGACGCGCTTCGTCCCGATCAGCCCTATTTCTTCCGCGTAGCGCCGCCCGTAAGCGCGCTGGACCGCTACGACAACTACTTCGCCTTTTCCGTGCATGTGGACGGCGAGGGGACCGTCTGGGCCGGCACGGCCGGAGGCATCAACCGCTCGGTGGACGGCGGACTGAGCTGGGATCGGTTCTTCAACGACGGCCGGCCCAATGCGCCCACCGGCAACTGGATCGTGGCCATCGGCGAGCAGCGCCGACCCAACGGTCAGCGTGTGCTGTGGTTCGCCACGCGGCCGGCCGGCGCCGCACCCGGCGAGACGTTCGGCATCACGCGGACGGCCGACGGTGGCCGCACCTTCCAGCAGGTGCTGCTGGGCGAGCGCATCAATGACTTCGCCTTCCGGGGCGATACCGTCTACGCCGCGGGCGACAACGGGCTGTTCGTCTCGACGGATCAGGGGCGCACCTGGCGCACCATTCGCGACTTTTACGATCCCGCTTCGAACCGCATCGTGCGACCCGACGTGCGCGTGCTGGCCGTGGCCGTGACGCGCTCGCATCTGTGGATCGGGACGTCCGACGGCCTCCTCCGCAGCGACGACGGCGGGCGCACCTGGCGGCTGTTCCGAGCCGATGTGCCGCTTCGCCCCGACAATCCCTCGCCGGCCGTCCCCCGCGTCGATACCTACGCCTACCCGAACCCGTTCTCGCCCGCACTCGATGCGTTCGTGCGCATTCGCTACGAGCTGGACCGAGAGGCCACGGTGCGCGTGCACGTGTTCGACTTCGGCCTGCAGCGCGTGCGCACGCTCTTCGAAGGAACGCAGCCGGCCGGCCCGCACGAGGTGATCTGGGACGGACTCGACGCCCGCGGCGTGCGCGTGGCCAACGGTGTGTACTTCTACGCGGTGGAGACGGGCTCGGCCACCTACTGGGGCAAAATTCTGGTGATCGAATGA
- a CDS encoding OmpP1/FadL family transporter, producing the protein MKRIALLIVLSWAVAARAQEAGVFARMGLDARALALGQALVADVEGAAAYYNPALAVFTERPVLALSTAFMALDRELQSAQLSTRMPPRAGIAVVLRHAGVRNIDGRDASGYHTQTYSTDEYALLVAFGTRVSDRLTLGLGLQFFRADLFEGLRPVQSIGLDLGLLYRATETLHLGLAVDDLLARYTWNTSDLYGPQQGSTTSDRFPMRVRLGASWTALAGRLRLLGEYEASFTSVEVRQRRVQLVGDTPREALVSERRWARGGQLRLGATYRLSEAFALLGGLDRIGRLPEAGGWQPALGFSLATRLGNLPFQAGYTVQLEHTALPPMHMLSVGLFL; encoded by the coding sequence ATGAAGCGGATCGCGCTGCTGATCGTGCTGAGCTGGGCCGTTGCGGCCCGGGCGCAGGAAGCGGGCGTCTTCGCCCGGATGGGGCTCGACGCGCGGGCGCTGGCGCTCGGACAGGCCCTGGTGGCCGATGTCGAAGGCGCCGCCGCCTACTACAACCCGGCGCTGGCCGTGTTTACCGAACGACCTGTGCTGGCGCTCAGCACGGCGTTTATGGCACTCGATCGCGAGCTGCAGAGCGCACAACTGTCCACGCGCATGCCGCCGCGCGCGGGCATCGCGGTCGTGCTCCGGCACGCCGGGGTGCGCAACATCGACGGACGCGACGCCAGCGGCTACCACACGCAGACCTACAGCACGGACGAGTACGCGCTGCTGGTGGCCTTCGGCACGCGGGTGAGCGATCGGCTCACGCTGGGGCTCGGCCTGCAGTTCTTCCGGGCGGATCTGTTCGAAGGGCTACGGCCGGTGCAGAGCATCGGGCTCGACCTGGGGCTGCTCTACCGCGCCACCGAAACGCTGCACCTGGGACTGGCCGTCGACGATCTGCTGGCCCGCTACACCTGGAACACGTCGGATCTCTACGGGCCGCAGCAGGGCAGCACCACGTCGGATCGCTTTCCGATGCGCGTGCGGCTGGGCGCTTCGTGGACGGCCCTGGCCGGGCGACTCCGGCTGCTGGGCGAGTACGAGGCGTCGTTTACGTCCGTCGAGGTGCGACAGCGGCGCGTGCAGCTCGTGGGCGACACGCCCCGCGAGGCGCTGGTCTCCGAACGGCGCTGGGCACGGGGCGGGCAGCTCCGGCTGGGCGCCACCTATCGGCTCAGTGAGGCGTTCGCGCTGCTGGGCGGACTCGACCGCATCGGTCGCCTGCCCGAGGCCGGCGGCTGGCAACCGGCGCTGGGCTTTTCGCTGGCTACCCGGCTCGGCAACCTGCCCTTCCAGGCCGGCTACACGGTGCAGCTCGAACACACCGCCCTTCCCCCGATGCACATGCTGTCGGTGGGGTTGTTTCTCTGA
- a CDS encoding rhodanese-like domain-containing protein has product MKTRILLLLALLSGSAACTTERTEPPQTTTTVVADTTAIVRLTAEEFLTRYTPDAVVIDVRTPEEFAQGHLKGALNIDVKAPDFREQIQALGLDPNRPVYLYCRSGRRSQRAAEILREMGFRQLYNIGGFEDLARAGAEVAR; this is encoded by the coding sequence ATGAAGACCCGTATCCTTTTGCTGCTGGCATTGCTATCTGGCTCGGCCGCCTGCACGACCGAACGCACCGAACCACCACAGACCACCACAACTGTGGTGGCCGACACGACGGCAATTGTGCGTCTCACGGCCGAGGAGTTTCTGACCCGCTACACGCCGGACGCCGTCGTGATCGACGTGCGCACGCCCGAGGAATTCGCACAGGGTCACCTGAAGGGCGCATTGAATATCGACGTGAAGGCGCCTGACTTCCGGGAGCAGATCCAGGCGCTCGGACTGGATCCGAACCGGCCCGTTTACCTCTACTGCCGCTCCGGTCGCCGGAGTCAGCGGGCCGCCGAAATCCTGCGTGAAATGGGCTTCCGCCAGCTTTACAACATCGGCGGCTTCGAGGACCTGGCCCGTGCCGGCGCCGAAGTGGCGCGTTGA
- a CDS encoding rhodanese-like domain-containing protein, translated as MWTRLLESLTRPAETHDVLRPEVFLHRRRPEDVVIDVRTPEEFAQGHLEGAINLDLMAPDFHEKIARLDPNRTYYLYCRSGNRSGQAARLLRERGLEAYNIGGLEDLARAGATIVR; from the coding sequence ATGTGGACTCGCCTGCTGGAATCACTGACGCGACCGGCTGAAACGCACGACGTGCTACGGCCGGAAGTTTTTCTACACCGCCGGCGTCCGGAAGACGTCGTGATCGATGTGCGCACGCCCGAGGAATTCGCCCAGGGGCATCTGGAAGGAGCGATCAATCTCGATCTGATGGCGCCTGACTTCCACGAAAAAATTGCGCGCCTCGATCCGAACCGGACGTACTATCTTTACTGTCGCTCCGGCAATCGTAGCGGACAGGCCGCACGGCTGCTGCGCGAACGCGGCCTGGAAGCCTACAACATCGGCGGGCTGGAAGACCTGGCCCGTGCCGGAGCTACCATCGTCCGCTGA
- a CDS encoding Tll0287-like domain-containing protein, which translates to MRTLIVMAALLLAACGREPASEAPPAAVRQQVEEAIRALDAMRAGLARTITAGETIDEATFNRVCRPVGQQARQLGETNGWIVQQLAVKYRNPAHRPDSQAAALFARFEADPSLDSLWVRATWSGTPGWRYLRRITVRPQCLACHGPRDRRPAFIVQNYPEDRAYDFRPGDLRGLYSVFVPDSLLQTSF; encoded by the coding sequence ATGCGAACCCTCATCGTAATGGCCGCGCTGTTGCTGGCCGCCTGCGGGCGAGAACCCGCCTCGGAAGCGCCGCCCGCGGCGGTCCGGCAACAGGTGGAAGAAGCGATCCGGGCGCTCGACGCCATGCGGGCCGGACTGGCCCGAACCATCACGGCCGGCGAGACGATCGACGAGGCCACGTTCAACCGCGTCTGCCGCCCCGTAGGCCAGCAGGCGCGGCAACTTGGCGAAACGAACGGCTGGATCGTGCAGCAACTGGCCGTGAAGTACCGCAACCCGGCGCATCGGCCCGACTCCCAGGCGGCCGCGCTGTTTGCCCGCTTCGAGGCCGACCCGTCGCTCGACAGCCTCTGGGTCCGCGCCACCTGGAGCGGTACGCCGGGCTGGCGCTACCTGCGCCGCATCACGGTCCGGCCTCAGTGTCTGGCCTGCCACGGCCCGCGCGATCGGCGCCCAGCCTTCATCGTGCAGAACTATCCCGAGGACCGGGCCTACGACTTCCGGCCCGGCGATCTGCGCGGCCTGTACAGCGTCTTCGTACCGGATTCGCTGCTGCAGACATCTTTTTGA
- the trxA gene encoding thioredoxin — protein MTLPEFFQKEVIEKSHEKPVVVDFWAPWCGPCRILGPVLEKLARESKGAWRLVKINTDQHPELAMHYGVRGIPTVKLFRNGEVVDEFVGALPEPAVRRWLQQHVPEPSAS, from the coding sequence ATGACGCTTCCGGAATTCTTTCAGAAAGAGGTGATCGAAAAAAGCCACGAAAAGCCTGTGGTAGTGGACTTCTGGGCGCCCTGGTGTGGCCCCTGCCGCATCCTCGGGCCGGTGCTTGAAAAGCTGGCCCGGGAAAGCAAAGGGGCCTGGCGCCTGGTGAAGATCAACACGGATCAGCACCCCGAACTGGCCATGCACTATGGCGTGCGGGGCATTCCGACCGTCAAACTGTTCCGCAACGGCGAGGTGGTGGACGAGTTCGTGGGGGCGCTGCCCGAGCCGGCCGTTCGTCGCTGGCTCCAGCAGCACGTGCCGGAACCGAGCGCGTCCTGA
- a CDS encoding sulfite exporter TauE/SafE family protein: MWIALIGALLVGLSLGLLGSGGSILTVPVLVYLVGEPDKVAIAESLGIVAAIAAAGALPYARQRTIDWRSVLFFGIPGIAGTYGGAWLSRFVSGPVQLVLFAGVMLLAAVLMYRRSTPRPTPTVSSAGGVAIRKHAAWKIMLEGVSVGVLTGLVGVGGGFLIVPALVLLGGLDMRRAVGTSLVIIALKSVAGYLKYLDVLADLGLAVNWEVVGLFAAVGIAGSFAGNWIGGRIPQHRLQRGFAVFLVVMGLWILYQNLSVLTG; encoded by the coding sequence ATGTGGATTGCGCTGATCGGGGCACTGCTGGTGGGACTTTCGCTGGGCCTCCTGGGCTCGGGTGGAAGCATCCTCACGGTGCCCGTGCTGGTGTATCTGGTGGGCGAGCCCGACAAGGTAGCCATCGCTGAAAGTCTGGGTATCGTGGCGGCCATTGCGGCGGCCGGCGCCCTGCCCTACGCCCGCCAGCGCACGATCGACTGGCGTAGCGTGCTGTTCTTCGGCATTCCGGGCATCGCGGGCACCTACGGCGGTGCCTGGCTGTCGCGCTTCGTGTCGGGACCGGTGCAGCTCGTGCTGTTTGCCGGCGTGATGCTGCTGGCCGCCGTGCTCATGTATCGCCGGAGCACACCCCGACCGACCCCGACCGTCTCCAGCGCGGGCGGCGTGGCTATCCGAAAGCACGCGGCCTGGAAAATCATGCTCGAAGGCGTCAGCGTGGGCGTGCTCACCGGACTGGTGGGCGTCGGCGGCGGCTTTCTGATCGTGCCGGCGCTCGTGCTGCTGGGCGGGCTCGACATGCGCCGGGCCGTCGGCACCAGCCTGGTCATCATCGCGCTCAAAAGTGTGGCCGGCTATCTGAAGTACCTCGACGTGCTGGCCGACCTGGGCCTGGCCGTCAACTGGGAAGTGGTAGGGTTGTTTGCCGCCGTGGGCATTGCCGGATCGTTCGCCGGCAACTGGATCGGCGGACGCATCCCCCAGCATCGACTGCAGCGCGGCTTTGCCGTCTTCCTGGTCGTTATGGGTCTCTGGATTCTCTACCAGAACCTGAGCGTGCTGACGGGATAA
- a CDS encoding MBL fold metallo-hydrolase, whose protein sequence is MLFRQIFDPKLAQYAYLIGCQQTKEAIVIDPERDVDQYLRLAEEEGLRIVAVAETHIHADFLSGARELAERVGARLYLSAEGEADGWASNWARNGRYDVTFLRDGDTFRIGNIEFRAVHTPGHTPEHLCYLVTDRGGGATEPMGIVTGDFVFVGDLGRPDLLESAARISGMKEPSARRLYQSVLRFLELPDYLQVWPGHGAGSACGKALGAVPESTVGYEKRFNASLAPAREGEDAFVQAILSGQPEPPLYYARMKAYNRDGVPLLGRLPAPRRLSVAELDRLVKQGEVTFVDTRLDRAAFMLAHLPGALYAPFNKSFNTTVGSLVADDQTPLVLIIDDEDVEQAVRDLVRIGYDRIEAYATPETLVRYFNEGGARASIPMITFEDVVRLREQPDVAVLDVRYASEYEAGHIPGAINASYTRLPEYLDRIPKNRTLLVHCVTGGRSAAAASFLAAQGYRVQYVADDFATYQQIGPVESGQPVTA, encoded by the coding sequence ATGCTATTCCGACAGATTTTCGACCCCAAGCTGGCCCAGTATGCCTACCTGATCGGCTGCCAGCAGACGAAAGAGGCCATCGTGATCGATCCGGAGCGGGATGTCGATCAGTACCTGCGTCTGGCCGAGGAGGAAGGGCTACGCATCGTGGCCGTGGCCGAGACGCACATTCACGCCGACTTCCTCTCGGGCGCGCGTGAACTGGCCGAACGCGTCGGTGCCCGGCTCTACCTTTCGGCCGAAGGCGAAGCGGACGGCTGGGCGTCGAACTGGGCCAGGAACGGCCGCTACGACGTCACCTTCCTGCGGGACGGCGACACGTTTCGGATCGGCAACATCGAATTCAGGGCCGTCCACACGCCCGGCCACACGCCGGAGCACCTGTGTTACCTGGTGACCGACCGGGGCGGCGGCGCCACCGAACCCATGGGTATCGTCACGGGCGACTTCGTGTTTGTGGGCGACCTGGGACGCCCGGATCTGCTCGAATCGGCCGCCAGGATTTCGGGCATGAAGGAGCCCTCGGCCCGCCGGCTCTATCAGTCCGTGCTGCGCTTCCTGGAATTGCCCGACTATCTGCAGGTCTGGCCCGGCCACGGCGCCGGATCGGCCTGCGGCAAGGCGCTGGGTGCCGTACCCGAATCGACGGTGGGCTACGAGAAACGCTTCAACGCCTCGCTGGCCCCGGCGCGTGAGGGTGAAGACGCCTTTGTGCAGGCCATCCTGAGTGGCCAGCCCGAACCGCCGCTCTACTACGCTCGCATGAAGGCCTACAACCGCGACGGCGTGCCCCTGCTGGGCCGCCTGCCTGCGCCACGCCGCCTGTCGGTGGCCGAACTGGACCGGCTGGTGAAGCAGGGCGAGGTGACCTTCGTCGACACGCGACTGGACCGCGCGGCCTTCATGCTTGCGCATCTCCCCGGCGCCCTCTATGCGCCTTTCAACAAGAGCTTCAATACGACGGTCGGCTCACTCGTGGCCGATGATCAGACGCCGCTCGTGCTGATCATCGACGACGAAGACGTGGAGCAGGCCGTGCGCGATCTGGTCCGCATCGGTTACGACCGCATCGAAGCCTACGCCACGCCGGAGACGCTTGTGCGCTACTTCAACGAGGGCGGCGCCCGGGCTTCGATCCCGATGATCACGTTCGAAGACGTCGTCCGCCTGCGCGAGCAGCCCGACGTGGCCGTGCTGGACGTCCGCTACGCTTCGGAATACGAAGCCGGTCACATCCCCGGCGCCATCAACGCCTCCTACACCCGGCTGCCGGAATACCTGGATCGTATTCCGAAAAACCGCACGCTGCTGGTGCACTGCGTCACGGGTGGACGGAGCGCGGCGGCCGCCTCGTTCCTGGCCGCTCAGGGCTACCGCGTGCAGTACGTCGCGGACGACTTCGCTACCTATCAGCAGATCGGGCCCGTGGAAAGTGGTCAGCCCGTCACGGCCTGA
- a CDS encoding DUF6691 family protein, producing MAELVRDTRPEACIDVEQVAPDYEAQAQETGNRPGSLLAYLLLGIFFGIVLIKSEVASWFRIQEMFRFQSFHMYGVIGSAVVVAGVSVQLIKRLRLKTIHGEPIEIQPKVWGKGVRYWLGGILFGLGWGLLGACPGPMFALLGSGVTVMVVALASAMLGTWAYAVLRPRLPH from the coding sequence ATGGCCGAACTGGTACGTGATACCCGGCCCGAAGCCTGCATCGACGTCGAGCAGGTAGCGCCGGACTACGAAGCACAGGCGCAGGAGACCGGCAACCGGCCGGGGAGCCTGCTGGCCTACCTGCTGCTGGGCATCTTTTTCGGAATCGTGCTGATCAAAAGCGAGGTGGCCTCCTGGTTTCGCATCCAGGAGATGTTCCGCTTCCAGAGCTTTCACATGTACGGCGTGATCGGCTCGGCCGTCGTGGTGGCCGGAGTGTCGGTGCAGCTCATCAAAAGGCTGCGGCTGAAGACGATCCACGGCGAGCCGATCGAGATCCAGCCCAAAGTCTGGGGCAAAGGGGTTCGCTACTGGCTGGGCGGAATCCTTTTCGGGCTGGGCTGGGGCCTGCTGGGCGCCTGCCCGGGACCGATGTTCGCGCTGCTGGGTAGCGGCGTGACCGTCATGGTGGTGGCCCTCGCCAGCGCCATGCTGGGCACCTGGGCCTACGCCGTGCTGCGCCCCCGCCTGCCCCACTGA
- a CDS encoding YeeE/YedE family protein yields the protein MLEWLSQPWPWYVAGPLIGLIVPLLLLIGGKSFGVSANLRHLCAAVLPTRVDFLRYDWKRQGLWNLTFALGIVLGGFIAATLLASPDPYVHISEATRADLAALGITDFRGLVPSEFISWKGLTTLPGLIMVVLGGFLIGFGARYAGGCTSGHAIMGLADLQLPSLVATIGFFIGGLIATYLILPLIL from the coding sequence ATGCTGGAGTGGCTTTCACAACCGTGGCCCTGGTACGTGGCCGGTCCGCTGATCGGCCTGATCGTGCCGCTGCTGCTGCTGATCGGCGGTAAGTCGTTCGGCGTGTCGGCCAACCTGCGCCACCTGTGCGCGGCGGTGCTCCCGACGCGCGTGGACTTTCTGCGCTACGACTGGAAACGACAGGGACTGTGGAATCTGACCTTCGCGCTGGGCATCGTACTCGGCGGATTCATCGCCGCCACGCTGCTGGCCTCGCCGGATCCCTACGTGCACATCTCCGAGGCCACGCGCGCCGATCTGGCCGCGCTGGGCATCACGGACTTCCGGGGGCTGGTGCCTTCGGAGTTCATCAGCTGGAAGGGCCTGACCACGCTGCCGGGCCTGATCATGGTGGTGCTCGGGGGCTTTCTGATCGGCTTCGGAGCCCGCTACGCCGGCGGCTGCACCTCGGGACACGCCATCATGGGCCTGGCCGATCTGCAGCTGCCCTCGCTGGTGGCTACGATCGGCTTCTTCATCGGCGGCCTGATTGCCACCTACCTGATTCTGCCCCTGATTCTGTAA
- a CDS encoding ArsR/SmtB family transcription factor, giving the protein MKTLIPREQLDQVARRFRLLGDPVRLEILNLLHVRGEMTVQDLVEATGQSQANVSKHLRLLREAGLVARRQEGPYAYYRINDPMLAALCVLVCSQVPEAAAQ; this is encoded by the coding sequence ATGAAAACACTGATTCCGCGCGAGCAGCTCGACCAGGTGGCCCGGCGCTTTCGGCTGCTGGGCGATCCGGTGCGGCTGGAGATCCTGAACCTGTTGCACGTACGGGGTGAGATGACCGTGCAGGACCTGGTGGAAGCCACCGGGCAGAGCCAGGCAAACGTGAGCAAGCACCTACGGCTGCTCCGCGAGGCCGGACTGGTGGCCCGCCGCCAGGAAGGGCCCTATGCGTACTACCGGATCAACGATCCGATGCTGGCGGCCCTGTGCGTGCTCGTCTGCAGCCAGGTCCCGGAAGCCGCCGCTCAGTAG
- a CDS encoding zinc-dependent metalloprotease: protein MLRRLLLATLSLLWVRLSVAQLPDIDTFTRDMVHRDGLLPVYLDTLKGKLYLEVVPSGEDLLLVPALPAGLGSNDVGLDRGLFGKERVVQFRRTGNQILLYAPNLTYRALEGDAPARRAVEEAFAASVLWRFPIVARQGDRFLIDATDFALHDAMDVVGRLRQTDQGTFRLDRDRSTILFEAVKAFPRNTVIEALLTFSSEQPGRFVRQVAAVPEHVTLRQRLMFVALPPPGYRPRAHDPRSGLFYITFYDYTSPVGEPLARRWIVRHRLQKKDPNAPVSEPVQPIVYYVDPGAPEPIRQALIEGASWWTEAFEAAGFRNAFRVEVLPDTADPLDVRYNVIQWVHRATRGWSYGRTIVDPRTGEIIKGHVTLGSLRIRQDYLIFEGLLAPYDSAYAHGYPPEDDPMLQLALARIRQLAAHEVGHTLGLQHNFAASVNDRASVMDYPAPYVRVRPDGSLDVSEAYDTGIGAWDKIAIRYAYSEFPPGTDEAAALEAILEEAARQGLHFITDADARPPGGAHPLAHLWDNGTDAVAALHRELQVRRVALKRFGLRNLRAGRPLATLEEVLVPIYLWHRYQTEATVKLIGGAFYTYAVRTPDMPEAPVVRPVPGATQRAALEALLTVVQPATLRLPETLRGLIPPRPPGYPALRELFARQTAPLFDPVAPAKAAARQVFDLLLQPERLSRLYDQALQDPSLPSLAEVLEQVSRSVWAAPVPDDPYDAHLQRVVQTAWTAGLLERARDARTPVDVRVELEAHLHRLADWLRQNPGTDAATRAHRRFHRDWIRRFLERPYTPDEPGAPELNLPPGAPIGLLEQVLEAPRRLLEATYDPGCALIDY from the coding sequence ATGCTGCGCCGCCTCCTGCTCGCGACGCTGTCGTTGCTCTGGGTTCGCCTGTCGGTTGCGCAACTACCGGACATCGACACCTTCACCCGCGATATGGTCCATCGGGACGGGCTGCTCCCGGTGTACCTCGACACGCTGAAGGGCAAGCTCTACCTGGAAGTCGTCCCTTCGGGCGAGGACCTGCTGCTGGTGCCGGCGCTCCCGGCCGGACTGGGCTCCAACGACGTGGGACTCGACCGGGGATTGTTCGGCAAGGAACGCGTCGTGCAGTTCCGACGGACCGGCAACCAGATCCTGCTCTACGCGCCCAACCTGACCTACCGGGCGCTCGAAGGCGATGCGCCGGCCCGGCGGGCCGTCGAGGAAGCCTTCGCGGCCTCCGTGCTGTGGCGCTTTCCGATCGTGGCGCGCCAGGGCGATCGGTTTCTGATCGACGCCACCGACTTTGCCCTGCACGACGCCATGGACGTGGTCGGCCGCCTGCGCCAGACCGATCAGGGCACGTTTCGGCTGGACCGCGACCGGAGCACGATCCTTTTCGAGGCGGTCAAGGCCTTTCCCCGCAACACGGTGATCGAAGCGCTGCTCACGTTTTCGAGCGAGCAACCGGGCCGTTTTGTGCGCCAGGTGGCGGCCGTGCCCGAGCACGTCACACTCCGCCAGCGTCTGATGTTTGTGGCCCTGCCGCCACCGGGCTATCGGCCTCGCGCACACGATCCACGGAGCGGTCTGTTCTACATCACCTTCTACGACTACACGAGCCCGGTGGGTGAGCCGCTGGCCCGACGATGGATCGTCCGGCATCGGCTGCAGAAAAAAGACCCGAATGCGCCCGTCAGCGAACCGGTACAGCCGATCGTTTACTACGTGGATCCCGGCGCGCCCGAGCCGATACGTCAGGCGCTGATCGAAGGCGCCTCGTGGTGGACCGAAGCGTTCGAGGCGGCCGGCTTTCGCAACGCTTTCCGCGTGGAGGTGCTGCCCGACACGGCCGATCCGCTCGACGTGCGCTACAACGTGATCCAGTGGGTGCATCGGGCCACGCGCGGCTGGAGCTATGGCCGTACGATCGTCGATCCGCGCACGGGCGAGATCATCAAGGGCCATGTGACGCTGGGCTCGCTGCGTATCCGCCAGGACTACCTGATCTTCGAAGGCCTGCTGGCACCCTACGACAGCGCATACGCCCACGGTTATCCACCGGAGGATGACCCCATGCTGCAACTGGCGCTGGCCCGCATCCGGCAACTGGCCGCGCACGAAGTGGGCCACACACTGGGCCTGCAGCACAACTTCGCCGCCTCGGTGAACGACCGCGCCTCGGTCATGGACTATCCGGCGCCCTACGTGCGCGTGCGCCCCGACGGTTCGCTGGACGTCTCGGAAGCCTACGACACGGGCATCGGCGCCTGGGATAAGATCGCCATCCGCTACGCCTACAGCGAATTCCCGCCCGGTACCGACGAGGCGGCCGCGCTGGAAGCCATTCTGGAAGAAGCCGCACGCCAGGGCCTGCACTTCATTACCGACGCCGATGCGCGGCCGCCAGGCGGGGCCCATCCGCTGGCGCACCTGTGGGACAACGGCACCGACGCCGTCGCGGCCCTGCACCGCGAGCTGCAGGTGCGAAGGGTGGCGCTGAAACGCTTCGGTCTCCGGAACCTGCGAGCGGGACGTCCGCTGGCCACGCTCGAAGAAGTGCTGGTGCCCATCTACCTGTGGCACCGGTATCAGACCGAGGCCACGGTCAAACTGATCGGCGGGGCGTTCTACACGTACGCGGTGCGCACGCCGGACATGCCCGAAGCGCCGGTAGTCCGTCCGGTGCCGGGTGCCACGCAACGGGCGGCGCTGGAGGCCCTGCTTACGGTCGTCCAACCGGCCACGCTACGGCTGCCCGAGACGCTGCGCGGACTCATTCCGCCGCGGCCGCCGGGCTATCCGGCCCTCCGCGAGCTGTTTGCCCGCCAGACGGCCCCGCTGTTCGATCCGGTGGCACCGGCCAAGGCGGCCGCGCGTCAGGTGTTCGACCTACTGCTGCAGCCGGAGCGGCTGAGCCGCCTGTACGATCAGGCCCTGCAGGATCCATCGCTTCCCTCGCTGGCGGAAGTGCTGGAACAGGTCAGCCGGAGCGTCTGGGCCGCGCCCGTGCCCGACGATCCCTACGACGCCCACCTGCAGCGCGTGGTGCAGACGGCCTGGACGGCCGGCCTGCTGGAGCGGGCACGGGACGCCCGCACGCCCGTGGATGTGCGCGTCGAGCTGGAAGCCCATCTGCACCGACTGGCCGACTGGCTCAGACAAAACCCGGGCACCGACGCGGCCACGCGGGCGCACCGGCGCTTCCATCGCGACTGGATCCGGCGCTTTCTGGAGCGTCCCTACACGCCCGACGAGCCGGGCGCGCCTGAACTGAACCTGCCCCCCGGCGCGCCGATCGGCCTGCTGGAGCAGGTGCTGGAAGCGCCCCGGCGCCTGCTGGAAGCCACCTACGATCCCGGCTGCGCGCTCATTGACTACTGA